In Agromyces archimandritae, one genomic interval encodes:
- a CDS encoding glycoside hydrolase family 10 protein: MTTTPHDPTPRLDRRGFLTLAAAGVAASAFTVTVGTLHAAPARAGEAGASTAALAPRKRELRAMWISSVVNIDWPSRTGLGADEQRDEFLHWLDVAERFRLNAVFVQVRPTADAFWPSPFEPWSQYLTGVQGQDPGYDPLAFIVEEAHRRNLELHAWFNPYRVSMQTDPAQLVPEHPARVHPEWVWAYGGKLYFDPGLPEVQEHIQQAILHSVEHYDLDGVHFDDYFYPYPVSGQTIPDEATYAAHGAGFDDIADWRRHNVDTFVHSISERIKTLKPWVKFGISPFGIWRNRSSDPAGSETGGSQSYDLQFADTRRWVLEGWLDYINPQIYWQFGLAVADYAALVPWWADVAAASGTHLYIGEALYKVTSGVFTDPAELSNHLAFDRELDAAGRPVHGNVYFSAVHVPADPQGSMSRVLAEHYSRPAIVPAMEWLPATAVRPPVLARATRRGAGVELQWSDAVPPSRRATSFAVYRADGAGIAVDVEDAANLLGTVRAASGVVQRFVDETAAPGRAYRYAVTALDRVWNESAPSAVKRVAR; the protein is encoded by the coding sequence CCGCACCGGCCCGGGCCGGCGAAGCCGGCGCATCCACCGCCGCCCTCGCCCCGCGGAAGCGGGAGCTGCGCGCCATGTGGATCTCCTCGGTCGTGAATATCGACTGGCCGAGCCGCACCGGCCTCGGCGCCGACGAGCAGCGCGACGAGTTCCTGCACTGGCTCGACGTCGCCGAACGGTTCCGCCTGAACGCCGTGTTCGTGCAGGTGCGCCCGACGGCCGACGCCTTCTGGCCGAGCCCGTTCGAGCCGTGGTCGCAGTACCTCACCGGGGTGCAGGGGCAGGACCCGGGCTACGATCCGCTCGCGTTCATTGTCGAAGAAGCGCACCGGCGGAACCTCGAACTGCACGCCTGGTTCAACCCGTACCGCGTCTCCATGCAGACCGACCCCGCACAGCTCGTGCCCGAGCATCCGGCACGGGTGCACCCCGAGTGGGTCTGGGCCTACGGCGGCAAGCTCTACTTCGACCCCGGCCTGCCCGAGGTGCAGGAGCACATCCAGCAGGCGATCCTGCACTCGGTCGAGCACTACGACCTCGACGGCGTGCACTTCGACGACTACTTCTACCCGTACCCCGTCTCAGGGCAGACGATCCCGGACGAGGCGACGTACGCCGCGCACGGCGCCGGCTTCGACGACATCGCCGACTGGCGGCGCCACAACGTCGACACCTTCGTGCACTCGATCTCGGAACGCATCAAAACGCTGAAGCCGTGGGTGAAGTTCGGCATCAGCCCCTTCGGGATCTGGCGCAATCGCTCGAGCGACCCCGCCGGCTCGGAGACCGGCGGCTCGCAGTCGTACGACCTCCAGTTCGCCGACACCCGCAGATGGGTGCTCGAAGGCTGGCTCGACTACATCAACCCGCAGATCTACTGGCAGTTCGGCCTCGCCGTCGCCGACTACGCCGCGCTCGTGCCGTGGTGGGCCGACGTCGCCGCGGCCTCCGGAACGCACCTCTACATCGGCGAGGCGCTCTACAAGGTCACCTCGGGCGTCTTCACCGACCCGGCCGAACTCTCGAACCATCTCGCCTTCGACCGCGAGCTCGACGCGGCCGGCCGACCCGTGCACGGCAACGTGTACTTCTCGGCCGTGCACGTGCCGGCCGATCCGCAGGGCTCGATGTCGCGCGTGCTCGCCGAGCACTACTCGCGGCCGGCGATCGTGCCCGCGATGGAGTGGCTGCCGGCGACCGCCGTCCGCCCGCCGGTGCTCGCGCGCGCCACGCGCCGGGGCGCCGGCGTCGAACTGCAGTGGTCGGATGCCGTGCCGCCCTCGCGGCGCGCGACGTCGTTCGCCGTCTACCGCGCCGACGGGGCGGGGATCGCCGTCGACGTCGAGGACGCCGCGAACCTCCTCGGCACCGTCCGCGCCGCCTCGGGCGTGGTGCAGCGCTTCGTCGACGAGACCGCCGCGCCCGGCCGGGCCTACCGGTACGCGGTCACCGCGCTCGACCGGGTGTGGAACGAGTCCGCCCCGAGCGCGGTGAAGCGCGTCGCCCGCTAG
- a CDS encoding PQQ-dependent sugar dehydrogenase, translating into MNRRAGGIAIGLAAVLLAACTAPPPSTGPSTARTSPPAASAPPTTPPEVQPAGDVEALASGLQAPWSIATTQDGGVLVSERDTARIVEIGEGGAVREVAVVPGVVHGGEGGLLGLAVREAGDGRGRMLYAYSTGEGGNRIQRMDLAGGPGGYTLGEPETILDGIPAAATHNGGRLAFGPDGMLYATTGDATLRGPARDPASLAGKILRMMPDGGVPDDSATGTIVHSMGHRNPQGLAWDTAGRLWAAEFGQNTWDELNLIEGGGDYGWPDAEGAAGLAGTIDPVAQWPTSEASPSGLAAAGDTLFLAALRGERLIAVYPPREGVRDAAESVDWFAGEFGRLREAHLAPDGSLWMLTNNTDGRGTPGGDDDRLLRVRLAPLAEG; encoded by the coding sequence ATGAACCGGCGGGCGGGCGGGATCGCGATCGGCCTGGCCGCCGTGCTGCTCGCCGCGTGCACCGCGCCGCCGCCGAGCACCGGTCCGAGCACCGCCCGAACATCGCCGCCCGCGGCATCCGCACCCCCGACGACGCCGCCCGAGGTGCAGCCCGCCGGCGACGTCGAGGCCCTCGCGAGCGGGCTGCAGGCGCCCTGGTCGATCGCGACGACGCAGGACGGCGGCGTGCTCGTCAGCGAACGCGACACCGCACGCATCGTCGAGATCGGCGAGGGCGGCGCCGTGCGCGAGGTCGCCGTCGTGCCGGGCGTCGTGCACGGCGGCGAGGGCGGGTTGCTCGGCCTGGCCGTCCGCGAGGCCGGCGACGGGCGGGGGCGGATGCTGTACGCGTACTCCACCGGGGAGGGCGGCAACCGCATCCAGCGCATGGACCTCGCCGGCGGGCCCGGCGGCTACACGCTCGGCGAACCCGAGACGATCCTCGACGGCATCCCGGCCGCCGCCACGCACAACGGCGGCCGGCTCGCCTTCGGCCCCGACGGCATGCTCTACGCGACCACCGGCGACGCGACGCTGCGCGGACCCGCCCGCGACCCCGCATCCCTCGCCGGCAAGATCCTCAGGATGATGCCGGACGGCGGCGTGCCGGACGATTCGGCGACGGGCACGATCGTGCACAGCATGGGCCACCGCAATCCCCAGGGCCTCGCGTGGGACACGGCCGGCCGGCTCTGGGCCGCCGAGTTCGGGCAGAACACCTGGGACGAGCTGAACCTCATCGAGGGCGGCGGCGACTACGGCTGGCCGGATGCCGAGGGCGCGGCCGGGCTCGCCGGCACGATCGACCCCGTGGCGCAGTGGCCGACGTCCGAGGCCTCGCCGAGCGGGCTCGCCGCCGCCGGCGACACCCTCTTCCTCGCCGCCCTCCGCGGCGAGCGCCTGATCGCCGTGTACCCGCCGCGGGAGGGGGTGCGCGACGCCGCCGAGTCCGTCGACTGGTTCGCCGGGGAGTTCGGCCGGTTGCGCGAGGCGCACCTCGCGCCCGACGGCTCCCTGTGGATGCTCACGAACAACACGGACGGCCGCGGCACGCCCGGCGGCGATGACGACCGGCTGCTGCGCGTGCGCCTCGCGCCGCTCGCCGAGGGGTGA